GCGTCTTACTTATCAACTACCCAAGACGATTGAAACCTATAACGCCTTGTTTGACCGGGTTAATAAGGCCACTTTGGATTATCTGACGGTTAATTTTGCAGGTCGCCATACTGGCCGTCAGTTTCTACTCGCACTCCAAGATGAGATGCAAGGTAAAACACCTCTTACTTATAACAACAAGATATTGATCAAGATCCTACATCGCCTGAAGTTTGATGTATCTGACTTTATCAGATACTATCACTTTGCTCAGACTAGTCTGATACAAGAACAAAAAAACTGCCATTCCGAACGATTAACCATCTTGCCTTCAACCTTAATTTACTTTCAAGATGATGTGATTAGGATTGATGCTTTGGCACAGCGTCAAATATTTGCATTTCTTAACGAAAAAACAGCTGAACGCTAGTGCCGAGAGTCAATAGAGAACTTTAACACAAACAGTTAAACAGGCATTACAAGCACAAAAAAGCAGCGTTTCGAACGCTGCTTTTTTTCTGGATTTATCATCTGCTTATTTCAAATTATTTAAAGCCGTATTGAAACTTGAATTTAATGCGCGTACTTCATCTTCAAGTAGTCGAGTTGCCCTTTTAGTTTCTGATAAAAATGCTTCATTAAGCTGATACATTTTATCGTCTAGTACTTGTAATTCATGGCTACTTTGCGGTATAAGTGAGTACACGTTTTCCATTAAGCGAGAACGTTCGCGTTTAAACGCATTTTCTTTTTCAAGGATCGCCTCTTTTTGACGCTGGTATTTTCGTTTATCATCATAGTAGTTTTCTTCGAGTAGTGCACGTTGTCTTAGTTTATCTGCCATGATTTTAACACCCTTTTACTGGAGACCTAAATACTAACTGGTTCATATTTTTCAAAAACGCCTGACCAGCCTCTGAAGCTTTCCCCGTCAAAGCACCTGTCAAGTCTCCAGGTAAATCACGTTGCCTTGTCTGATACATAGCTACGCCAAGCGCATCAAGTTTCGTCTGTGAAGACTGTTTCATTTCTTGAACTTCTTGCGTTTTTACTTGCAACAAGGTCTGAATAGCTTGGCGTTCCATTTCTTTTTGTAATGCTTTGTAGGCTTCTTCAATATCAGAATACATATTATCTTACCTTACCTTTCCA
The DNA window shown above is from Lactococcus paracarnosus and carries:
- a CDS encoding DsbA family protein gives rise to the protein MSQEIQHYFTIFADDFGVFDTHTYDWFLHPVVTPTAIKEMRLTYQLPKTIETYNALFDRVNKATLDYLTVNFAGRHTGRQFLLALQDEMQGKTPLTYNNKILIKILHRLKFDVSDFIRYYHFAQTSLIQEQKNCHSERLTILPSTLIYFQDDVIRIDALAQRQIFAFLNEKTAER